In Doryrhamphus excisus isolate RoL2022-K1 chromosome 21, RoL_Dexc_1.0, whole genome shotgun sequence, a single genomic region encodes these proteins:
- the LOC131109085 gene encoding putative ferric-chelate reductase 1 isoform X3 — translation MPPPCCVMWRLRACRVVSTQQTKALSFPSALHCLRAHLSRLTMDYLVFLLGCLAPAVSCYPSGQVAASCESLEPRHSGLPPQGHPAPFRITALRRKHNLGEEVTVDLQAPGSKAFVGFLLQARVSGGSDPVGSFRLTTNDAQLLNCSRKPNSAVSHTSASPKTSIQVIWTSGSSGTAKPVEFHAAFVQNYWTFWVDVVSPTLTLAEWSTFSSTAAERRPTVKCRSPPATSISSDDCGVTKVCFRHPSHCDPRVGAGCYFLSAAMLSGSDTAVRYEMTGTSDGYIAFGFSDDLTMGNDDIYVCGKASDGLLRLQHAFSTGRERPLILPLGNISDVRTSMRDGVISCSFISFNPVSTQRNTAFNTSYHLMFAYGPSSNGQMGFHTSTLTSANKVHIAVPQMVAIAGWPHIIKAHGALMVMAWMSSGWLGMLVARYLRGVAKGHHVLGKQVWFLVHVAVMAATVVSTATAFILPFIHARTWSGGVHPVLGCLLMAFCLMQLTLALLRCGPHHALRLVFNCCHALLAAVMKVLAVAAIFTGLKLIDSTESQWLLKVMGGLLGWELLCYLVLDVNLKCKLPRSGRAFLTGFLPAFLLPIIKESDAHIRSNVCIDSV, via the exons ATGCCCCCCCCATGCTGTGTCATGTGGCGGCTAAGGGCGTGTCGTGTGGTATCTACGCAGCAAACGAAAGCTCTCAGCTTTCCTTCTGCCCTCCATTGTCTCCGAGCACACCTGAGCCGCTTGACAATGGACTACCTTGTGTTCCTGCTGGGGTGTCTGGCCCCCGCGGTCAGCTGCTACCCGTCTGGCCAAGTGGCAGCCAGCTGTGAGAGCCTAGAGCCCCGGCACTCTGGATTGCCCCCGCAAGGTCACCCCGCACCCTTCAGGATCACCGCGCTCCGGAGAAAGCACAACTTGGGAGAGGAGGTCACAG TTGACCTCCAGGCTCCAGGTTCCAAAGCCTTCGTGGGCTTCCTGTTGCAAGCGCGGGTGTCGGGGGGGTCGGATCCTGTGGGTTCCTTCCGGCTGACGACAAACGATGCTCAGCTCCTCAACTGCAGCCGCAAACCT aacTCTGCTGTATCCCATACTTCGGCATCTCCAAAGACTTCCATCCAAGTGATATGGACATCAGGATCTTCTGGAACTGCCAAACCAGTTGAGTTCCA TGCTGCTTTTGTCCAGAATTACTGGACCTTCTGGGTTGATGTCGTCAGTCCAACCCTGACTTTGGCCGAATGGTCTACGTTTTCCAGCACGGCGGCAGAAAGGAGGCCAACAGTCAAATGTCGGTCTCCTCCAGCGACT AGTATTTCCAGTGACGACTGCGGCGTCACCAAGGTGTGTTTCCGTCACCCTTCGCACTGTGACCCTCGGGTCGGCGCCGGCTGCTACTTCCTGTCCGCCGCCATGTTGTCTGGCAGCGACACGGCCGTCCGATATGAGATGACAGGAACCTCCGATGGATACATCGCCTTTGGCTTCTCGGATGACCTGACGAtg GGAAATGATGACATTTACGTGTGCGGCAAAGCCAGCGATGGTCTGCTGCGATTGCAACACGCCTTCTCGACGGGACGGGAACGCCCACTAATTCTTCCTCTG GGAAACATTTCCGATGTGAGAACGTCCATGCGGGACGGAGTGATCAGCTGCTCCTTCATCTCCTTCAACCCCGTGTCCACGCAGAGGAACACGGCCTTCAACACATCCTACCATCTCATGTTCGCCTACGGACCCAGCAGCAACG GACAAATGGGCTTCCACACCAGCACCTTGACCAGCGCCAACAAGGTCCACATCGCCGTACCTCAGATGGTCGCCATCGCTGGATGGCCTCACATCATCAAAGCTCACG GAGCACTGATGGTGATGGCCTGGATGAGCTCGGGATGGCTGGGAATGCTGGTGGCCAGGTACCTGAGGGGCGTGGCCAAGGGACATCACGTGCTGGGCAAACAAGTCTGGTTTCTG GTACACGTTGCAGTGATGGCTGCCACAGTGGTATCTACGGCGACTGCCTTCATTCTTCCCTTCATCCACGCCAGGACCTGGTCTGGG GGCGTCCATCCTGTGCTGGGCTGCCTGCTGATGGCTTTTTGTTTGATGCAGCTCACGCTGGCTTTGCTGCGCTGTGGACCACATCATGCTCT GAGGTTGGTGTTCAACTGCTGCCACGCTTTGCTTGCAGCGGTGATGAAAGTCCTGGCAG TTGCCGCCATATTCACTGGCCTCAAGCTGATTGACAGCACCGAGAGCCAATGGCTGCTCAAGGTGATGGGCGGTCTCCTCGGCTGGGAGCTTCTGTGTTACCTCGTCCTGGACGTCAACCTGAAATGCAAACTTCCCAGATCAG GCAGGGCATTCCTCACAGGAttccttcctgctttcctgctcCCGATAATAAAGGAATCAGATGCCCACATCCGTAGTAACGTCTGCATTGATTCCGTTTAA
- the LOC131109085 gene encoding putative ferric-chelate reductase 1 isoform X1, protein MPPPCCVMWRLRACRVVSTQQTKALSFPSALHCLRAHLSRLTMDYLVFLLGCLAPAVSCYPSGQVAASCESLEPRHSGLPPQGHPAPFRITALRRKHNLGEEVTVDLQAPGSKAFVGFLLQARVSGGSDPVGSFRLTTNDAQLLNCSRKPNSAVSHTSASPKTSIQVIWTSGSSGTAKPVEFHAAFVQNYWTFWVDVVSPTLTLAEWSTFSSTAAERRPTVKCRSPPATLLQSISSDDCGVTKVCFRHPSHCDPRVGAGCYFLSAAMLSGSDTAVRYEMTGTSDGYIAFGFSDDLTMGNDDIYVCGKASDGLLRLQHAFSTGRERPLILPLGNISDVRTSMRDGVISCSFISFNPVSTQRNTAFNTSYHLMFAYGPSSNGQMGFHTSTLTSANKVHIAVPQMVAIAGWPHIIKAHGALMVMAWMSSGWLGMLVARYLRGVAKGHHVLGKQVWFLVHVAVMAATVVSTATAFILPFIHARTWSGGVHPVLGCLLMAFCLMQLTLALLRCGPHHALRLVFNCCHALLAAVMKVLAVAAIFTGLKLIDSTESQWLLKVMGGLLGWELLCYLVLDVNLKCKLPRSGRAFLTGFLPAFLLPIIKESDAHIRSNVCIDSV, encoded by the exons ATGCCCCCCCCATGCTGTGTCATGTGGCGGCTAAGGGCGTGTCGTGTGGTATCTACGCAGCAAACGAAAGCTCTCAGCTTTCCTTCTGCCCTCCATTGTCTCCGAGCACACCTGAGCCGCTTGACAATGGACTACCTTGTGTTCCTGCTGGGGTGTCTGGCCCCCGCGGTCAGCTGCTACCCGTCTGGCCAAGTGGCAGCCAGCTGTGAGAGCCTAGAGCCCCGGCACTCTGGATTGCCCCCGCAAGGTCACCCCGCACCCTTCAGGATCACCGCGCTCCGGAGAAAGCACAACTTGGGAGAGGAGGTCACAG TTGACCTCCAGGCTCCAGGTTCCAAAGCCTTCGTGGGCTTCCTGTTGCAAGCGCGGGTGTCGGGGGGGTCGGATCCTGTGGGTTCCTTCCGGCTGACGACAAACGATGCTCAGCTCCTCAACTGCAGCCGCAAACCT aacTCTGCTGTATCCCATACTTCGGCATCTCCAAAGACTTCCATCCAAGTGATATGGACATCAGGATCTTCTGGAACTGCCAAACCAGTTGAGTTCCA TGCTGCTTTTGTCCAGAATTACTGGACCTTCTGGGTTGATGTCGTCAGTCCAACCCTGACTTTGGCCGAATGGTCTACGTTTTCCAGCACGGCGGCAGAAAGGAGGCCAACAGTCAAATGTCGGTCTCCTCCAGCGACT CTTCTGCAGAGTATTTCCAGTGACGACTGCGGCGTCACCAAGGTGTGTTTCCGTCACCCTTCGCACTGTGACCCTCGGGTCGGCGCCGGCTGCTACTTCCTGTCCGCCGCCATGTTGTCTGGCAGCGACACGGCCGTCCGATATGAGATGACAGGAACCTCCGATGGATACATCGCCTTTGGCTTCTCGGATGACCTGACGAtg GGAAATGATGACATTTACGTGTGCGGCAAAGCCAGCGATGGTCTGCTGCGATTGCAACACGCCTTCTCGACGGGACGGGAACGCCCACTAATTCTTCCTCTG GGAAACATTTCCGATGTGAGAACGTCCATGCGGGACGGAGTGATCAGCTGCTCCTTCATCTCCTTCAACCCCGTGTCCACGCAGAGGAACACGGCCTTCAACACATCCTACCATCTCATGTTCGCCTACGGACCCAGCAGCAACG GACAAATGGGCTTCCACACCAGCACCTTGACCAGCGCCAACAAGGTCCACATCGCCGTACCTCAGATGGTCGCCATCGCTGGATGGCCTCACATCATCAAAGCTCACG GAGCACTGATGGTGATGGCCTGGATGAGCTCGGGATGGCTGGGAATGCTGGTGGCCAGGTACCTGAGGGGCGTGGCCAAGGGACATCACGTGCTGGGCAAACAAGTCTGGTTTCTG GTACACGTTGCAGTGATGGCTGCCACAGTGGTATCTACGGCGACTGCCTTCATTCTTCCCTTCATCCACGCCAGGACCTGGTCTGGG GGCGTCCATCCTGTGCTGGGCTGCCTGCTGATGGCTTTTTGTTTGATGCAGCTCACGCTGGCTTTGCTGCGCTGTGGACCACATCATGCTCT GAGGTTGGTGTTCAACTGCTGCCACGCTTTGCTTGCAGCGGTGATGAAAGTCCTGGCAG TTGCCGCCATATTCACTGGCCTCAAGCTGATTGACAGCACCGAGAGCCAATGGCTGCTCAAGGTGATGGGCGGTCTCCTCGGCTGGGAGCTTCTGTGTTACCTCGTCCTGGACGTCAACCTGAAATGCAAACTTCCCAGATCAG GCAGGGCATTCCTCACAGGAttccttcctgctttcctgctcCCGATAATAAAGGAATCAGATGCCCACATCCGTAGTAACGTCTGCATTGATTCCGTTTAA
- the LOC131109085 gene encoding putative ferric-chelate reductase 1 isoform X5: MDYLVFLLGCLAPAVSCYPSGQVAASCESLEPRHSGLPPQGHPAPFRITALRRKHNLGEEVTVDLQAPGSKAFVGFLLQARVSGGSDPVGSFRLTTNDAQLLNCSRKPNSAVSHTSASPKTSIQVIWTSGSSGTAKPVEFHAAFVQNYWTFWVDVVSPTLTLAEWSTFSSTAAERRPTVKCRSPPATLLQSISSDDCGVTKVCFRHPSHCDPRVGAGCYFLSAAMLSGSDTAVRYEMTGTSDGYIAFGFSDDLTMGNDDIYVCGKASDGLLRLQHAFSTGRERPLILPLGNISDVRTSMRDGVISCSFISFNPVSTQRNTAFNTSYHLMFAYGPSSNGQMGFHTSTLTSANKVHIAVPQMVAIAGWPHIIKAHGALMVMAWMSSGWLGMLVARYLRGVAKGHHVLGKQVWFLVHVAVMAATVVSTATAFILPFIHARTWSGGVHPVLGCLLMAFCLMQLTLALLRCGPHHALRLVFNCCHALLAAVMKVLAVAAIFTGLKLIDSTESQWLLKVMGGLLGWELLCYLVLDVNLKCKLPRSGRAFLTGFLPAFLLPIIKESDAHIRSNVCIDSV; this comes from the exons ATGGACTACCTTGTGTTCCTGCTGGGGTGTCTGGCCCCCGCGGTCAGCTGCTACCCGTCTGGCCAAGTGGCAGCCAGCTGTGAGAGCCTAGAGCCCCGGCACTCTGGATTGCCCCCGCAAGGTCACCCCGCACCCTTCAGGATCACCGCGCTCCGGAGAAAGCACAACTTGGGAGAGGAGGTCACAG TTGACCTCCAGGCTCCAGGTTCCAAAGCCTTCGTGGGCTTCCTGTTGCAAGCGCGGGTGTCGGGGGGGTCGGATCCTGTGGGTTCCTTCCGGCTGACGACAAACGATGCTCAGCTCCTCAACTGCAGCCGCAAACCT aacTCTGCTGTATCCCATACTTCGGCATCTCCAAAGACTTCCATCCAAGTGATATGGACATCAGGATCTTCTGGAACTGCCAAACCAGTTGAGTTCCA TGCTGCTTTTGTCCAGAATTACTGGACCTTCTGGGTTGATGTCGTCAGTCCAACCCTGACTTTGGCCGAATGGTCTACGTTTTCCAGCACGGCGGCAGAAAGGAGGCCAACAGTCAAATGTCGGTCTCCTCCAGCGACT CTTCTGCAGAGTATTTCCAGTGACGACTGCGGCGTCACCAAGGTGTGTTTCCGTCACCCTTCGCACTGTGACCCTCGGGTCGGCGCCGGCTGCTACTTCCTGTCCGCCGCCATGTTGTCTGGCAGCGACACGGCCGTCCGATATGAGATGACAGGAACCTCCGATGGATACATCGCCTTTGGCTTCTCGGATGACCTGACGAtg GGAAATGATGACATTTACGTGTGCGGCAAAGCCAGCGATGGTCTGCTGCGATTGCAACACGCCTTCTCGACGGGACGGGAACGCCCACTAATTCTTCCTCTG GGAAACATTTCCGATGTGAGAACGTCCATGCGGGACGGAGTGATCAGCTGCTCCTTCATCTCCTTCAACCCCGTGTCCACGCAGAGGAACACGGCCTTCAACACATCCTACCATCTCATGTTCGCCTACGGACCCAGCAGCAACG GACAAATGGGCTTCCACACCAGCACCTTGACCAGCGCCAACAAGGTCCACATCGCCGTACCTCAGATGGTCGCCATCGCTGGATGGCCTCACATCATCAAAGCTCACG GAGCACTGATGGTGATGGCCTGGATGAGCTCGGGATGGCTGGGAATGCTGGTGGCCAGGTACCTGAGGGGCGTGGCCAAGGGACATCACGTGCTGGGCAAACAAGTCTGGTTTCTG GTACACGTTGCAGTGATGGCTGCCACAGTGGTATCTACGGCGACTGCCTTCATTCTTCCCTTCATCCACGCCAGGACCTGGTCTGGG GGCGTCCATCCTGTGCTGGGCTGCCTGCTGATGGCTTTTTGTTTGATGCAGCTCACGCTGGCTTTGCTGCGCTGTGGACCACATCATGCTCT GAGGTTGGTGTTCAACTGCTGCCACGCTTTGCTTGCAGCGGTGATGAAAGTCCTGGCAG TTGCCGCCATATTCACTGGCCTCAAGCTGATTGACAGCACCGAGAGCCAATGGCTGCTCAAGGTGATGGGCGGTCTCCTCGGCTGGGAGCTTCTGTGTTACCTCGTCCTGGACGTCAACCTGAAATGCAAACTTCCCAGATCAG GCAGGGCATTCCTCACAGGAttccttcctgctttcctgctcCCGATAATAAAGGAATCAGATGCCCACATCCGTAGTAACGTCTGCATTGATTCCGTTTAA
- the LOC131109085 gene encoding putative ferric-chelate reductase 1 isoform X2: MPPPCCVMWRLRACRVVSTQQTKALSFPSALHCLRAHLSRLTMDYLVFLLGCLAPAVSCYPSGQVAASCESLEPRHSGLPPQGHPAPFRITALRRKHNLGEEVTVDLQAPGSKAFVGFLLQARVSGGSDPVGSFRLTTNDAQLLNCSRKPNSAVSHTSASPKTSIQVIWTSGSSGTAKPVEFHAAFVQNYWTFWVDVVSPTLTLAEWSTFSSTAAERRPTVKCRSPPATLLQSISSDDCGVTKVCFRHPSHCDPRVGAGCYFLSAAMLSGSDTAVRYEMTGTSDGYIAFGFSDDLTMGNDDIYVCGKASDGLLRLQHAFSTGRERPLILPLGNISDVRTSMRDGVISCSFISFNPVSTQRNTAFNTSYHLMFAYGPSSNGQMGFHTSTLTSANKVHIAVPQMVAIAGWPHIIKAHGALMVMAWMSSGWLGMLVARYLRGVAKGHHVLGKQVWFLVHVAVMAATVVSTATAFILPFIHARTWSGGVHPVLGCLLMAFCLMQLTLALLRCGPHHALRLVFNCCHALLAAVMKVLAVAAIFTGLKLIDSTESQWLLKVMGGLLGWELLCYLVLDVNLKCKLPRSDAAKMKADVLLVVLAFTGGLVFVLALLCGIGMS, translated from the exons ATGCCCCCCCCATGCTGTGTCATGTGGCGGCTAAGGGCGTGTCGTGTGGTATCTACGCAGCAAACGAAAGCTCTCAGCTTTCCTTCTGCCCTCCATTGTCTCCGAGCACACCTGAGCCGCTTGACAATGGACTACCTTGTGTTCCTGCTGGGGTGTCTGGCCCCCGCGGTCAGCTGCTACCCGTCTGGCCAAGTGGCAGCCAGCTGTGAGAGCCTAGAGCCCCGGCACTCTGGATTGCCCCCGCAAGGTCACCCCGCACCCTTCAGGATCACCGCGCTCCGGAGAAAGCACAACTTGGGAGAGGAGGTCACAG TTGACCTCCAGGCTCCAGGTTCCAAAGCCTTCGTGGGCTTCCTGTTGCAAGCGCGGGTGTCGGGGGGGTCGGATCCTGTGGGTTCCTTCCGGCTGACGACAAACGATGCTCAGCTCCTCAACTGCAGCCGCAAACCT aacTCTGCTGTATCCCATACTTCGGCATCTCCAAAGACTTCCATCCAAGTGATATGGACATCAGGATCTTCTGGAACTGCCAAACCAGTTGAGTTCCA TGCTGCTTTTGTCCAGAATTACTGGACCTTCTGGGTTGATGTCGTCAGTCCAACCCTGACTTTGGCCGAATGGTCTACGTTTTCCAGCACGGCGGCAGAAAGGAGGCCAACAGTCAAATGTCGGTCTCCTCCAGCGACT CTTCTGCAGAGTATTTCCAGTGACGACTGCGGCGTCACCAAGGTGTGTTTCCGTCACCCTTCGCACTGTGACCCTCGGGTCGGCGCCGGCTGCTACTTCCTGTCCGCCGCCATGTTGTCTGGCAGCGACACGGCCGTCCGATATGAGATGACAGGAACCTCCGATGGATACATCGCCTTTGGCTTCTCGGATGACCTGACGAtg GGAAATGATGACATTTACGTGTGCGGCAAAGCCAGCGATGGTCTGCTGCGATTGCAACACGCCTTCTCGACGGGACGGGAACGCCCACTAATTCTTCCTCTG GGAAACATTTCCGATGTGAGAACGTCCATGCGGGACGGAGTGATCAGCTGCTCCTTCATCTCCTTCAACCCCGTGTCCACGCAGAGGAACACGGCCTTCAACACATCCTACCATCTCATGTTCGCCTACGGACCCAGCAGCAACG GACAAATGGGCTTCCACACCAGCACCTTGACCAGCGCCAACAAGGTCCACATCGCCGTACCTCAGATGGTCGCCATCGCTGGATGGCCTCACATCATCAAAGCTCACG GAGCACTGATGGTGATGGCCTGGATGAGCTCGGGATGGCTGGGAATGCTGGTGGCCAGGTACCTGAGGGGCGTGGCCAAGGGACATCACGTGCTGGGCAAACAAGTCTGGTTTCTG GTACACGTTGCAGTGATGGCTGCCACAGTGGTATCTACGGCGACTGCCTTCATTCTTCCCTTCATCCACGCCAGGACCTGGTCTGGG GGCGTCCATCCTGTGCTGGGCTGCCTGCTGATGGCTTTTTGTTTGATGCAGCTCACGCTGGCTTTGCTGCGCTGTGGACCACATCATGCTCT GAGGTTGGTGTTCAACTGCTGCCACGCTTTGCTTGCAGCGGTGATGAAAGTCCTGGCAG TTGCCGCCATATTCACTGGCCTCAAGCTGATTGACAGCACCGAGAGCCAATGGCTGCTCAAGGTGATGGGCGGTCTCCTCGGCTGGGAGCTTCTGTGTTACCTCGTCCTGGACGTCAACCTGAAATGCAAACTTCCCAGATCAG ATGCTGCAAAG ATGAAAGCTGATGTTCTGCTGGTGGTCCTGGCCTTCACAGGAGGCCTCGTCTTTGTGCTCGCACTCTTGTGTGGAATCGGGATGTCATGA
- the LOC131109085 gene encoding putative ferric-chelate reductase 1 isoform X4, with amino-acid sequence MPPPCCVMWRLRACRVVSTQQTKALSFPSALHCLRAHLSRLTMDYLVFLLGCLAPAVSCYPSGQVAASCESLEPRHSGLPPQGHPAPFRITALRRKHNLGEEVTVDLQAPGSKAFVGFLLQARVSGGSDPVGSFRLTTNDAQLLNCSRKPNSAVSHTSASPKTSIQVIWTSGSSGTAKPVEFHAAFVQNYWTFWVDVVSPTLTLAEWSTFSSTAAERRPTVKCRSPPATLLQSISSDDCGVTKVCFRHPSHCDPRVGAGCYFLSAAMLSGSDTAVRYEMTGTSDGYIAFGFSDDLTMGNDDIYVCGKASDGLLRLQHAFSTGRERPLILPLGNISDVRTSMRDGVISCSFISFNPVSTQRNTAFNTSYHLMFAYGPSSNGQMGFHTSTLTSANKVHIAVPQMVAIAGWPHIIKAHGALMVMAWMSSGWLGMLVARYLRGVAKGHHVLGKQVWFLVHVAVMAATVVSTATAFILPFIHARTWSGGVHPVLGCLLMAFCLMQLTLALLRCGPHHALRLVFNCCHALLAAVMKVLAVAAIFTGLKLIDSTESQWLLKVMGGLLGWELLCYLVLDVNLKCKLPRSEAEEEVWKLARVPSWDV; translated from the exons ATGCCCCCCCCATGCTGTGTCATGTGGCGGCTAAGGGCGTGTCGTGTGGTATCTACGCAGCAAACGAAAGCTCTCAGCTTTCCTTCTGCCCTCCATTGTCTCCGAGCACACCTGAGCCGCTTGACAATGGACTACCTTGTGTTCCTGCTGGGGTGTCTGGCCCCCGCGGTCAGCTGCTACCCGTCTGGCCAAGTGGCAGCCAGCTGTGAGAGCCTAGAGCCCCGGCACTCTGGATTGCCCCCGCAAGGTCACCCCGCACCCTTCAGGATCACCGCGCTCCGGAGAAAGCACAACTTGGGAGAGGAGGTCACAG TTGACCTCCAGGCTCCAGGTTCCAAAGCCTTCGTGGGCTTCCTGTTGCAAGCGCGGGTGTCGGGGGGGTCGGATCCTGTGGGTTCCTTCCGGCTGACGACAAACGATGCTCAGCTCCTCAACTGCAGCCGCAAACCT aacTCTGCTGTATCCCATACTTCGGCATCTCCAAAGACTTCCATCCAAGTGATATGGACATCAGGATCTTCTGGAACTGCCAAACCAGTTGAGTTCCA TGCTGCTTTTGTCCAGAATTACTGGACCTTCTGGGTTGATGTCGTCAGTCCAACCCTGACTTTGGCCGAATGGTCTACGTTTTCCAGCACGGCGGCAGAAAGGAGGCCAACAGTCAAATGTCGGTCTCCTCCAGCGACT CTTCTGCAGAGTATTTCCAGTGACGACTGCGGCGTCACCAAGGTGTGTTTCCGTCACCCTTCGCACTGTGACCCTCGGGTCGGCGCCGGCTGCTACTTCCTGTCCGCCGCCATGTTGTCTGGCAGCGACACGGCCGTCCGATATGAGATGACAGGAACCTCCGATGGATACATCGCCTTTGGCTTCTCGGATGACCTGACGAtg GGAAATGATGACATTTACGTGTGCGGCAAAGCCAGCGATGGTCTGCTGCGATTGCAACACGCCTTCTCGACGGGACGGGAACGCCCACTAATTCTTCCTCTG GGAAACATTTCCGATGTGAGAACGTCCATGCGGGACGGAGTGATCAGCTGCTCCTTCATCTCCTTCAACCCCGTGTCCACGCAGAGGAACACGGCCTTCAACACATCCTACCATCTCATGTTCGCCTACGGACCCAGCAGCAACG GACAAATGGGCTTCCACACCAGCACCTTGACCAGCGCCAACAAGGTCCACATCGCCGTACCTCAGATGGTCGCCATCGCTGGATGGCCTCACATCATCAAAGCTCACG GAGCACTGATGGTGATGGCCTGGATGAGCTCGGGATGGCTGGGAATGCTGGTGGCCAGGTACCTGAGGGGCGTGGCCAAGGGACATCACGTGCTGGGCAAACAAGTCTGGTTTCTG GTACACGTTGCAGTGATGGCTGCCACAGTGGTATCTACGGCGACTGCCTTCATTCTTCCCTTCATCCACGCCAGGACCTGGTCTGGG GGCGTCCATCCTGTGCTGGGCTGCCTGCTGATGGCTTTTTGTTTGATGCAGCTCACGCTGGCTTTGCTGCGCTGTGGACCACATCATGCTCT GAGGTTGGTGTTCAACTGCTGCCACGCTTTGCTTGCAGCGGTGATGAAAGTCCTGGCAG TTGCCGCCATATTCACTGGCCTCAAGCTGATTGACAGCACCGAGAGCCAATGGCTGCTCAAGGTGATGGGCGGTCTCCTCGGCTGGGAGCTTCTGTGTTACCTCGTCCTGGACGTCAACCTGAAATGCAAACTTCCCAGATCAG AAGCAGAGGAGGAAGTATGGAAGCTTGCACGAGTTCCTTCCTGGGACGTCTGA